In Bradyrhizobium sp. WD16, the genomic stretch ACTTGACGCTCCGTCAGCGGGATCTTCACGAAGCTCCGATACGCGCTCAGCTGGCGGCTGACCGCCAAGGGAGTGATCCCGAGCTGATCTGCTCCTCCGCGAATGTCAAGTTTCGGCTGAACGGATGGCTTTCCCCACCGCCGTGGCCTCGGCCACTTCGTTCAGAAGTCCTGTTTTTACGTCGTAGATGAAGCCATAAATCGGTATGTGCCTTGGCACGAGAGGATGTGACCGAATTCGTTCGACGTCTTCGACGACACTCCTCGGGTTGTCGACGATGGTATGCCAATGGATGAATTTTCCAGCGACGGAGCCGCCGCCGTGCTTGGGATTCGACCAGGTCTTGCCGTCGAACTGCGCCGTTTCCAGATTATCCACGAGGAGGTCGCCAATCACTTCATTCGTAAACAGCTGCATTCCACAGTCGCTGTGGTGGATCACGAACCATTCGTTCGTTCCAAGCAGCTTGTGGGAGATGACGAGCGAACGAATGGCGTCGTCGGAAGCGCGGCCGCCTGCATTGCGGATGACGTGCGCATCGCCCTCCGCGAGCCCCGCATACTTCGCAGGATCGAGCCGCGCATCCATGCAAGTGAGAATCGCAAACCTCCGAGCCGGTGGCAGTGCCAGCTTGCCTTTGTCACCGAAATCACCTGCGTATTGTTCATTCGCAGAAACGACTTCGCCGAACACAGCGCTGCGCTTCGTCATTTGAAATATCCTTGCGTTAGAAGCTCGCGATCATCAGATCGGACCAGCCCACGCTCGATCGGTCAAGAAAATTGAATTCCAATGTCCGCAGCAATGTAAAATGATCTGAGCTAAGATTTTTCCGCGAGTGAGATGAACCATCCCAACCGAACATCCGCCCAATTCCAGCAATGAGATTCCGTGACCAAGGATTCACGCCCTCCTGACAATCTGGCAACGGCCGTTTTCCAGATCGAAGCCCAGGCGACCCGAAACCCTCAGAAACAAGTCCGTTGCATCCTCGACGATCCCGCAACGCCGAGCCCCGTCACTGAGAACATCGGTCCCGCGGACAAGAGGCGCTCCATAGCCCCCTCGTCCGGGACAGGCCTGCATGGCTCATACCGGCGCAGCCGGCAGCGCCGGGCCTCTTCGGCAGGACGTCTGACTGATCGAGGCCATGTGAAGCGTGCGGGTCGACGTCGTCGCCTGCTTACCGCGGCCGGCTTGGAGGACGACGACTACATCGTGGCGCCGTGTCATGGCGACGGCGCCAACCACCTGCTTGAGGTCGGCGCCTGCTCGAGATATCGGCAGGTCACAGGCGCTGGCCTCCACTCGCATCGATGGCCTGCCCGGTGACCCGGCCTCCCGCTTCAGATGCCAGAAAAGCGACCAGATTCGCGATATCATCGGGCTGACCGACGCGACCAAGCGCAATGGCGCCGGCGATGGCACGGCTCGCAACCGGATCGCGCCCGCCCTGGCTCATGTCGGTCGCGGTCGGCGATAGAGCGCCTCTATCCCCATCCGCTGCATCAGTCAGCTCCCCGATCTTAGCATGGAGCGACTTCACATCGATCGCTGGGATGGCCGGCGCTCCGCCTCCCGATCCGACAACCTCAGACGCGCTGCCCTCGAGCTGCGATTTCCACGCTGTGATCTGATTGGGGTGAACGTCGAAATGCTCGGCCAGTTGAACGATCGTCCGATCGCCCTTGATGGCAGCCAGGGCCACCTTCGCCTTGAAGGCCGGTGAGTGGTTCCGGCGGGGTCGTCTCGTCATGGTCTCTCCTGTTCGCGGCGATTATCGCCGTTGTCAGGCAGAAACTCCACTTATCGTCCTGTCCAGATTTCCGGAGCCAGCTCGCACCACGTGGTATTTGCACTCCCATTTGCTGTGGCTTAGGCTTTCGTACTCGTCCATCGGGAAACTCCCTTCGTGTGCGTGGTGGCTCACGAGTGGGGAGTTTCATCGATGGACGGCTCCTTGAAATGTCAAACTTTTGCTGCCTCCCCGGCAGAGCCGGGGGGCCTCCCTAATGGGCTAGTGCTTATGATCCTGATCGAACTCCTTACGATCGTGATCATGATCATGATCGAATCGAAACAACTCCATCAGGTCGCCGACTGCCGGTGCGTTGATCGGAATGTAGGGATTACGCCCGGTGATCGGATTGGGAAGATTGTCGCGGCTCCTCGCCGAAAGAGTCGCGAGATGCCAATTTCGCTCGATGAACTTCACGACGGAGGCATGATCAGAATAAACATGCCCAACATGACCACCACGCGAATAGGGTGAGACAACAAGCATCGGAACCCGGACGCCATCGCCAAAGAAGTCAATTGGCTGAACATAGCCAGAGTCCCAGAAACCGCCACCTTCGTCGAAGGTGACGATAATGGCGGTGTCGGCCCAGAGCTTCGGTTGCGCCTGAACCTCTTCAATGAAGACTTTCACATAGTTTTCAAAAGAAGACAGTTTGGAGGAATCCGGGTGGCCAGCCGGGGCATCTTCCGGGCGAAGGAAGGCGACTTCCGGCAGTTTGCCACTGCGAATCTCGGTGATGAGTTCTTCCGCGTCGTGGAGATGCGCCGCGCGACTCTCCGCGGTCGACATCACCGCGGTCGAGAACTGGAACGGATTGCAATTATCGCAATAGCCTGGCGAAGCCGTATGGTTCGGATCGGCCACATAGCGATTGTAACCGCCGGCATACCAGGACCACGAAATTCCCTTGGCGCTTAGCCGTTCTCCAATCGTTGGCACGCTCGAGGGCGGCAAGGCATTTGGATGGGTATCGATCGTGCCATCCGGAAAGTAACCCGGATGCCTGCTCGCGACGTGATAATAGCTATTGGGCGCGCAATGCGGGTCGGGATGATATGGCAGCGAGGCGATATAGGAGCGAATTGTCGCCACGCCCGGTTGCGTCTGATCCGAGCAATTGACGAAAGTGGCGCCGTCGTTGATTGGCGTATTGTTCGCGCCAGGCCGAGGGTCGGGGTTCATGACCAGGCTCGGATCCGGAGTTGCAGGATTGCCGCGACCGTCACTGAAATAGACTTCATCGGCGGTCCCGAAGAAGATCCAGTTCGGCGACGAGGGTCCGCGCATAGGCTGATGATAATTGTCACTCATCGTGTACTCGCGCGCCAGCGAAGTAAAATAGGGAACGTCGCCATTCGCGACATTGTAGAAACCGAGTGATGCGCCGCCGCCGCCGATGCCATTGGCACTGCGTGTTGCTTCGACCCATGGGAACAAATCGTTCAGGCAGCCGCTTGGATTGTCTGATGTCGCATGGGAAATGTCGCAATCCGCCTCTTGCCATTCGGCAAAGAAGCCGTGGTTCATATCGGTCTGATAGAAATCATAAGGCGTCAAGCCCGTCACCTGGAACGGCCCGTTCGGCAAGTTATTGACGTTGGCGATACGGCCGTCCGGCACATATTTGGGAAACGGATTGGCGCCAACCGTCATGTCTTCCGGATGAAACAAGGACGCATACTGGTGATAAAACATCGTCTCCCACGCAAGGGCGCCAGCAGCGGTCGCAAAGGGCGGCCCTGCCGTGTCGCTTCCACCTAGTGGCAGGTTGCCCGTCGTCTGCGGTGGCAACAGTGCGTAGGTTTGTTTATTGCCCGGCGCCAGTTGGTAGGTTCCATTCTCGACGGCGCTCGATTGCGCACCTGCGGCAAAATTCCGACCCGGCCGGCCGTTGATATCGATGATGCCTTTGGACAGAAGGTTCGATACATGATCGCCCGAAGGCGCACGATAAGTTGCAAACACATGATCAAAGCTCTGATTCTCGCCGATAATGACGAGAAGATGCTTGATCGGCGTTTCAGTGCGTCCGCGGTTTGGTTCAGCGTGTACAGATCCCGAAACTTCGAGAAGAGCAAGCGCCGACGCGAGCGCCGTGCTACCGAACTGACGGCATCGCTTCCACCCGCGAACAGTTGCTCGTGGTGCGAGCCGTCGATCACCGCAAACCCTCATCTCTCGGTCCTATTCTCAGAGTTGATGTCATGAGAGTTCGTCTAGTAGGGGCGAGTTACAACGCGCGTGTGACATCGAAGTCAGAACGACGAAGGAGAAGTCGGTCAGTTTCGGCCCGCTGAGGTGATGGCGCATACGTTCGGCAGCGTCAAAGCAGACGCCGCTGGCCGATGGCTGTCATCGACCAGCAGCGCTCCGACCGCGACCGCGCGCGGGGTCCCACAAGCCCCGACCCTATAGAGAAGCCGGCCAGCATTGAAGAGAGTACGACGCGTTCCTATTCCACCTGCCTTGAACGCCGTCGCGATCCCGTTGCCACGGCACCTGGACCGGATGCAGTCGCGGCCTTATTCGCCGGCGCTCATCGCGGCGACACGGCTCGGCTGCGTCGAAAGAACGCGATAGACGAGGCCACCTGCGGCCGCGCCGATCAACCATCCCCAGTCGCCGACGTTGACGATCAGGCCGTACGCGCCGAGAAGCGCCAGGCCGATCGACAGCAGGCCGGAAATCGCGAGAGCGATCAGGGCCTTGTGGTTCCAGCCCCCGTCGTAGTGAAAGGCGCCCCTGGGCGACATTGTGTAGAGATCATCGACGAACACGACCTCCTTCTTCACCAGATAGTAGTCGGCGATCATGATTCCGAACAGCGGTCCGAGCGCGGAGCCAAAGATACTGACGAAGAGGGTGATGGCCGACGGGCTAGCCACAAACAGCCAAGGGCAGACCAGGACCGACAGAATGGAGGTGATCAGGCCGCCCATTTTGAAGTTGATGCGCTCGGGCTTGAGATTCGAGATATCGTAGGCCGGCGAGACGAAGTTCGCCACGATGTTGATGCCCATGGTTGCCACGATGAACGTGACCGAACCGATGATGACGATGAACGGATTGCCGATCTTTTCGACGATCAGGACGGGATCCATGATCGCCTGCCCGAACACGCCGAGGGTGCCCGCAGTCACGATCACGGTAATGATCGAAAAGACCAGGAAGTTGACGGGCAGTCCGAGAAGGTTGCCCATCTTCATGGCGGCCTCGTCCTTGCCGAAGCGTGCGAAGTCGCCGAAGTTGAGCAGCAGCGCCGCAAAATAGGCAACGATCAGCATCGCCGCGTTCGCCATCACGCCGAGCGTGGCGAGATTGGATGAGGCCGGCGGGCTGAGTTGCAGCGAAAGGCTGGAGAAGCCCGTCTGCCACAGCATCCAGATCGCCAGCGCGAACATCACCACGTAGACGACCGGGCCGCAGAAATCGATGAAGCGGCGAATGCGCTCCATCCCGCTGAGGAAGATCAACAGCTGAAACAGCCACATGAAGATGAAGCTGAACCAGGCGAGCGTGGACAGGCCGATGATGCTGTTGTGGGTGAGGCCGACCGCCGACGGCACCATGGTCACGATCAGAACCTGGACAGCCTTGGAGGCGAAGTAGGTCTGCACACCGTACCAGACGATCCCGACCACGCCCCGCACGATGGCGGCGAGGTTGGCGCCCATGACGCCGAAGGAGACGCGCGCCATGACCGGAAACGGAATGCCGTACTTCAGCGACGGCCGCCCGATGAGGTTCATCAGGAAGTAGACCGCCGTGATTCCGACCAGCATGGACAGCAGCACCTGCCAGCCGGTCAGCCCCAGGAAGAACAGGCTTGCAGCGAAGGTATAGCCGCCAACCGAGTGCACGTCGGACATCCACATCGCGAACAGGCTGAAAACACCCCAGGTCCGGCCCTCGGGCGCGGTCGGCGCGAGATCCTGGTTGTAGAGCCTTGGGTCGGCGCCGGTGACGACAAGTGTAGGAACTTCGCCATTGTGGGACGACATGGTTCGACCTCAACATCGTTGGTCGGGGCACACTACCCGTTTTTGCCTCCGAGCGTGCGCCGCCGACCGAACCATCTCAGACGGCACCAGGGTCTGCCGTCCGGCGCCCACACCATGCGAAGCGCGTGTAGCAATCTGCAATGTGTATGCCAGTTTTGAACGATTTGTAAAATATTTTGAACGATTGAAAAACGAGGATAGAGATGACCCTGGAAGCTGTTCGCAGGACGCAGGCAGAGCTGTTCGTGACTTGAGGTTGCACGTCTGTCTCGAGCTTCGGACAGGGCAGGAAAGGCGTGATCGCCACTGCGATAACGGTTGATCCGGTTGCCGCCGCCTTAATCGCGGGCCGATGACCGTCTCTTGGCAGGCTTGCCGGACGCCCTGGGCGTTGGCGGAGAAGGAATATTCCGAGCCGACCTTGCTGCGAGATCGAGCCCGAGGCCACCAAGAACGAGTTGAACGATCGTGGCTTTTGCCGCGTCGTAGTCGGCTTCCTCGAGCGTTCGCTTGCGCTTCATGATGACCAGCTGGCTGGCAAAGTCCGCATAAAACTGGGTCATCGCCCAGATGCAGAAG encodes the following:
- a CDS encoding carbonic anhydrase → MTKRSAVFGEVVSANEQYAGDFGDKGKLALPPARRFAILTCMDARLDPAKYAGLAEGDAHVIRNAGGRASDDAIRSLVISHKLLGTNEWFVIHHSDCGMQLFTNEVIGDLLVDNLETAQFDGKTWSNPKHGGGSVAGKFIHWHTIVDNPRSVVEDVERIRSHPLVPRHIPIYGFIYDVKTGLLNEVAEATAVGKAIRSAET
- a CDS encoding SDR family oxidoreductase, with product MGELTDAADGDRGALSPTATDMSQGGRDPVASRAIAGAIALGRVGQPDDIANLVAFLASEAGGRVTGQAIDASGGQRL
- a CDS encoding alkaline phosphatase family protein — protein: MRVCGDRRLAPRATVRGWKRCRQFGSTALASALALLEVSGSVHAEPNRGRTETPIKHLLVIIGENQSFDHVFATYRAPSGDHVSNLLSKGIIDINGRPGRNFAAGAQSSAVENGTYQLAPGNKQTYALLPPQTTGNLPLGGSDTAGPPFATAAGALAWETMFYHQYASLFHPEDMTVGANPFPKYVPDGRIANVNNLPNGPFQVTGLTPYDFYQTDMNHGFFAEWQEADCDISHATSDNPSGCLNDLFPWVEATRSANGIGGGGASLGFYNVANGDVPYFTSLAREYTMSDNYHQPMRGPSSPNWIFFGTADEVYFSDGRGNPATPDPSLVMNPDPRPGANNTPINDGATFVNCSDQTQPGVATIRSYIASLPYHPDPHCAPNSYYHVASRHPGYFPDGTIDTHPNALPPSSVPTIGERLSAKGISWSWYAGGYNRYVADPNHTASPGYCDNCNPFQFSTAVMSTAESRAAHLHDAEELITEIRSGKLPEVAFLRPEDAPAGHPDSSKLSSFENYVKVFIEEVQAQPKLWADTAIIVTFDEGGGFWDSGYVQPIDFFGDGVRVPMLVVSPYSRGGHVGHVYSDHASVVKFIERNWHLATLSARSRDNLPNPITGRNPYIPINAPAVGDLMELFRFDHDHDHDRKEFDQDHKH
- a CDS encoding NCS1 family nucleobase:cation symporter-1, with amino-acid sequence MSSHNGEVPTLVVTGADPRLYNQDLAPTAPEGRTWGVFSLFAMWMSDVHSVGGYTFAASLFFLGLTGWQVLLSMLVGITAVYFLMNLIGRPSLKYGIPFPVMARVSFGVMGANLAAIVRGVVGIVWYGVQTYFASKAVQVLIVTMVPSAVGLTHNSIIGLSTLAWFSFIFMWLFQLLIFLSGMERIRRFIDFCGPVVYVVMFALAIWMLWQTGFSSLSLQLSPPASSNLATLGVMANAAMLIVAYFAALLLNFGDFARFGKDEAAMKMGNLLGLPVNFLVFSIITVIVTAGTLGVFGQAIMDPVLIVEKIGNPFIVIIGSVTFIVATMGINIVANFVSPAYDISNLKPERINFKMGGLITSILSVLVCPWLFVASPSAITLFVSIFGSALGPLFGIMIADYYLVKKEVVFVDDLYTMSPRGAFHYDGGWNHKALIALAISGLLSIGLALLGAYGLIVNVGDWGWLIGAAAGGLVYRVLSTQPSRVAAMSAGE